In a genomic window of Onychostoma macrolepis isolate SWU-2019 chromosome 08, ASM1243209v1, whole genome shotgun sequence:
- the uckl1a gene encoding uridine-cytidine kinase-like 1a isoform X2, whose translation MECRRKHSSRSNSGSGEDSLDRLLPAVSTSRRKSSTLGKTEPPLLRTGTRTIYTAGRPPWYNEHGAQFKEAFVIGLCGGSASGKTTVANKIIEALDVPWVVLLSMDSFYKVLSPEEQALAAHNDYNFDHPGAFDFELLVTTLRKLKQGKSVKIPVYDFTTHGRQKDWKNVYGASVVIFEGILSFADKELLQLMDMKIFVDTDSDIRLVRRLRRDFTERGRDIEGVIKQYNKFVKPAFEQYIEPTMRLADIVVPRGGGNMVAIDLIVQHVHSQLEEREISVRALLATAHQSQPLPQTLSVLESTPQVRGLHTIIRNKDTSRDEFIFYSKRLVRLLIEHALSFLPSKACFVQTLQGQEYEGCRFSGKGITGVSVLRAGETMEPALRAVCKDVRIGKILIQTNLDSGEPELHYLRLPRDISEDHVILMDSTVSTGAAAMMAVRVLLDHDVQEDKIVLVSLLMAELGVHSVAYAFPRVKIITTAVDKSLDDLLHVIPGIGDFGDRYFGTDGSSSWSGEEQQEPHSCSSEV comes from the exons ATGGAGTGCAGGAGGAAACACTCAAGCCGATCGAACAG TGGAAGTGGTGAAGACTCTCTGGACAGACTCCTCCCTGCGGTCAGCACCTCTCGCAGGAAAAGCAGCACTCTGGGTAAAACAGAACCTCCACTGCTCCGCACCGGCACACGTACCATCTACACAGCCGGCAGACCGCCCTGGTACAATGAGCATGGAGCCCAGTTTAAAGAGGCCTTTGTTATTG GTCTGTGTGGTGGCAGTGCCTCTGGAAAAACTACTGTAGCCAATAAAATCATTGAAGCTTTGGATGTTCCTTGGGTGGTTTTGCTGTCTATGGACTCATTCTATAAG GTTCTGTCTCCAGAGGAACAAGCTCTGGCTGCCCATAACGACTATAACTTTGACCATCCTGGAGCTTTCGACTTTGAGCTGCTTGTGACCACGCTGCGGAAACTTAAACAGggaaaaagtgtaaaaatccCAGTCTATGACTTCACTACACATGGACGCCAGAAAGActgg aaaaatgtttatgGTGCCAGCGTTGTTATCTTTGAAGGCATCTTGTCCTTTGCAGACAAAGAGCTCTTGCAG ctgatggACATGAAGATTTTTGTAGATACAGATTCAGATATCCGGCTGGTACGGCGGCTGAGGAGGGACTTCACAGAGAGAGGCCGGGACATTGAGGGGGTcattaaacaatataataaatttgtAAAACCAGCCTTTGAGCAGTACATCGAACCCACCATGAGACTTGCAGACATTGTAGTGCCACGTG GTGGAGGTAACATGGTGGCCATTGACCTGATCGTTCAGCATGTTCACAGCCAGCTAGAAGAG CGTGAGATTAGTGTGAG ggcgCTCCTGGCCACGGCCCATCAGTCCCAGCCGCTTCCTCAGACTCTCAGTGTGTTGGAAAGCACACCACAGGTCCGCGGTCTCCACACCATCATCAG gAACAAAGACACCAGCCGTGACGAGTTCATCTTCTACTCAAAGAGACTGGTGCGGTTGCTTATTGAACATGCGCTGTCTTTCTTGCCCTCCAAG GCCTGTTTCGTCCAGACACTACAAGGCCAAGAGTATGAGGGCTGCAGATTTAGTGGGAAAGGG ATCACAGGTGTGTCCGTTCTTCGGGCCGGGGAGACCATGGAACCTGCTCTGAGAGCAGTGTGCAAAGACGTCCGTATTGGCAAGATTCTGATCCAGACTAATCTAGATTCAGGAGAACCAGAG CTGCACTACCTGCGACTGCCCAGAGACATCAGtgaggaccatgtgatattgaTGGACAGCACCGTTTCCACAGGAGCGGCAGCCATGATGGCAGTGAGGGTGTTGCTG GACCATGATGTCCAGGAAGACAAGATTGTGTTGGTGTCTCTGCTGATGGCGGAGTTGGGTGTTCACTCAGTGGCTTACGCCTTCCCTCGTGTCAAAATCATCACCACTGCTGTGGACAAGAGTCTAGATGACctccttcatgtcattccaggcATAG GAGACTTTGGTGACCGTTACTTTGGGACAGATGGGTCTTCATCATGGAGTGGTGAAGAACAGCAAGAACCACATAGCTGCTCATCAGAGGTTTGA
- the uckl1a gene encoding uridine-cytidine kinase-like 1a isoform X1, with protein sequence MEDSRQTVLADMSTLPGYTGARISGCWALRTDGGGSGEDSLDRLLPAVSTSRRKSSTLGKTEPPLLRTGTRTIYTAGRPPWYNEHGAQFKEAFVIGLCGGSASGKTTVANKIIEALDVPWVVLLSMDSFYKVLSPEEQALAAHNDYNFDHPGAFDFELLVTTLRKLKQGKSVKIPVYDFTTHGRQKDWKNVYGASVVIFEGILSFADKELLQLMDMKIFVDTDSDIRLVRRLRRDFTERGRDIEGVIKQYNKFVKPAFEQYIEPTMRLADIVVPRGGGNMVAIDLIVQHVHSQLEEREISVRALLATAHQSQPLPQTLSVLESTPQVRGLHTIIRNKDTSRDEFIFYSKRLVRLLIEHALSFLPSKACFVQTLQGQEYEGCRFSGKGITGVSVLRAGETMEPALRAVCKDVRIGKILIQTNLDSGEPELHYLRLPRDISEDHVILMDSTVSTGAAAMMAVRVLLDHDVQEDKIVLVSLLMAELGVHSVAYAFPRVKIITTAVDKSLDDLLHVIPGIGDFGDRYFGTDGSSSWSGEEQQEPHSCSSEV encoded by the exons ATGGAAGACAGCCGTCAGACTGTTTTAGCTGATATGAGCACGCTGCCTGGATACACAGGGGCCAGAATATCAGGCTGCTGGGCACTCCGTACAGATGGAGG TGGAAGTGGTGAAGACTCTCTGGACAGACTCCTCCCTGCGGTCAGCACCTCTCGCAGGAAAAGCAGCACTCTGGGTAAAACAGAACCTCCACTGCTCCGCACCGGCACACGTACCATCTACACAGCCGGCAGACCGCCCTGGTACAATGAGCATGGAGCCCAGTTTAAAGAGGCCTTTGTTATTG GTCTGTGTGGTGGCAGTGCCTCTGGAAAAACTACTGTAGCCAATAAAATCATTGAAGCTTTGGATGTTCCTTGGGTGGTTTTGCTGTCTATGGACTCATTCTATAAG GTTCTGTCTCCAGAGGAACAAGCTCTGGCTGCCCATAACGACTATAACTTTGACCATCCTGGAGCTTTCGACTTTGAGCTGCTTGTGACCACGCTGCGGAAACTTAAACAGggaaaaagtgtaaaaatccCAGTCTATGACTTCACTACACATGGACGCCAGAAAGActgg aaaaatgtttatgGTGCCAGCGTTGTTATCTTTGAAGGCATCTTGTCCTTTGCAGACAAAGAGCTCTTGCAG ctgatggACATGAAGATTTTTGTAGATACAGATTCAGATATCCGGCTGGTACGGCGGCTGAGGAGGGACTTCACAGAGAGAGGCCGGGACATTGAGGGGGTcattaaacaatataataaatttgtAAAACCAGCCTTTGAGCAGTACATCGAACCCACCATGAGACTTGCAGACATTGTAGTGCCACGTG GTGGAGGTAACATGGTGGCCATTGACCTGATCGTTCAGCATGTTCACAGCCAGCTAGAAGAG CGTGAGATTAGTGTGAG ggcgCTCCTGGCCACGGCCCATCAGTCCCAGCCGCTTCCTCAGACTCTCAGTGTGTTGGAAAGCACACCACAGGTCCGCGGTCTCCACACCATCATCAG gAACAAAGACACCAGCCGTGACGAGTTCATCTTCTACTCAAAGAGACTGGTGCGGTTGCTTATTGAACATGCGCTGTCTTTCTTGCCCTCCAAG GCCTGTTTCGTCCAGACACTACAAGGCCAAGAGTATGAGGGCTGCAGATTTAGTGGGAAAGGG ATCACAGGTGTGTCCGTTCTTCGGGCCGGGGAGACCATGGAACCTGCTCTGAGAGCAGTGTGCAAAGACGTCCGTATTGGCAAGATTCTGATCCAGACTAATCTAGATTCAGGAGAACCAGAG CTGCACTACCTGCGACTGCCCAGAGACATCAGtgaggaccatgtgatattgaTGGACAGCACCGTTTCCACAGGAGCGGCAGCCATGATGGCAGTGAGGGTGTTGCTG GACCATGATGTCCAGGAAGACAAGATTGTGTTGGTGTCTCTGCTGATGGCGGAGTTGGGTGTTCACTCAGTGGCTTACGCCTTCCCTCGTGTCAAAATCATCACCACTGCTGTGGACAAGAGTCTAGATGACctccttcatgtcattccaggcATAG GAGACTTTGGTGACCGTTACTTTGGGACAGATGGGTCTTCATCATGGAGTGGTGAAGAACAGCAAGAACCACATAGCTGCTCATCAGAGGTTTGA
- the si:dkey-70p6.1 gene encoding uncharacterized protein si:dkey-70p6.1 isoform X1, which translates to MASMQDGVNFSAHPYGKVLLLGAIAAASAFVVTILIVVLCVGCQRKGKTHNGPGEERKHRLMDMSILRQSKLTSISKSDTKLHEMNRLNCNGKKSSKKNRPASMDLLLLPSRRSNSDLRSQGRQLPQIPSGEDGEHTYAEVGRRSSPTRGSEDARYGVGGRAGETDTPAPPAVPANTPAPPDPDGDCLEGGIPEPETLPQVVNTPPQPQETVEYACIRKVRRVDKAAQKRDNGTETEEGLGQQQQRHSSGDIRHAPPTHPAPPPTHPHSQKIPRKNLEAFNLPPFPKEAVFIGNGEQYIWKPPEDDELIFQHKQMGILSSHAGENMAASAAGITEMYSKVCKPGKKKRGMPGSPTATRDISGYRTLARGDRGERDGGFSVVVKPQTWAPQEGKGTRAPPGCMEDHCYEAISTEETDLAYETMEGGGGWRRDRPPPNASATLRPKRKRPQQPLQQPPPPPPPPQQTPKLQHLPAKTMLIPGESLYESIPDLKQGSATSSTTTIFTFNDGMEMYVTGL; encoded by the exons ATGGCCTCCATGCAGGACGGGGTGAACTTCTCTGCTCATCCCTACGGCAAAGTACTGCTGCTGGGGGCCATCGCCGCCGCCTCAGCCTTCGTTGTCACCATCCTCATCGTCGTGCTATGTGTGGGCTGCCAGAG GAAGGGGAAGACGCACAATGGCCCTGGAGAGGAGAGGAAGCATAGGCTCATGGACATG AGTATACTGCGACAGTCCAAGCTGACCTCCATCAGTAAGTCAGACACCAAGCTTCATGAGATGAACAGACTCAACTGCAATGGCAAGA AATCTTCTAAGAAGAACCGTCCCGCCAGCATGGATCTGCTCCTACTTCCTAGCCGTCGCTCAAACTCCGACCTGCGTTCTCAGGGCCGCCAGCTGCCTCAGATCCCCTCTGGTGAGGATGGGGAACACACGTATGCCGAGGTGGGCCGCCGCTCTTCTCCCACACGCGGTTCTGAGGATGCCCGCTATGGTGTTGGAGGTCGAGCTGGAGAGACAGACACACCCGCCCCACCGGCGGTCCCTGCTAataccccagctccacctgaTCCTGATGGGGACTGCTTGGAGGGTGGGATTCCAGAGCCAGAGACCCTTCCCCAAGTGGTAAACACGCCCCCTCAACCGCAGGAAACAGTGGAGTACGCCTGCATCAGAAAGGTCCGGAGAGTGGACAAAGCAGCCCAGAAGAGGGACAATGGGACGGAGACTGAGGAGGGGCTcggacaacaacaacaacgacaCAGCAGTGGGGATATTCGACATGCCCCGCCCACTCACCCAGCCCCGCCTCCAACACACCCACACAGTCAGAAGATTCCTCGGAAAAACTTGGAGGCCTTCAATCTTCCACCTTTCCCGAAG GAGGCAGTGTTTATTGGAAATGGAGAACAGTACATATGGAAACCTCCGGAAGACGATGAGCTCATCTTCCAGCACAAGCAGATGGGTATTCTGAGCTCTCATGCGGGAGAGAATATGGCAGCATCTGCAGCAGGG ATCACTGAGATGTATTCGAAAGTCTGCAAACCGGGCAAAAAGAAGCGAGGCATGCCTGGCTCGCCCACTGCCACAAGGGACATCAGCGGCTATAGGACCTTGGCTCGAGGTGACCGCGGTGAGCGTGACGGGGGTTTCAGCGTGGTAGTCAAACCCCAAACGTGGGCCCCACAGGAGGGCAAAGGCACGAGAGCGCCACCTGGTTGTATGGAGGACCACTGCTACGAAGCCATCAGCACTGAGGAAACAGACCTGGCTTACGAGACCATGGAGGGTGGGGGAGGCTGGAGGCGTGACAGGCCTCCACCCAATGCCAGTGCCACCTTGCGGCCCAAGCGGAAGCGGCCCCAGCAACCCTTGCAACAACCACCGCCACCCCCTCCACCCCCCCAGCAGACCCCCAAACTGCAGCATCTCCCAGCCAAAACAATGCTGATTCCCGGGGAGAGCCTGTACGAGAGCATCCCTGACCTGAAGCAGGGCTCGGCCACCTCCAGCACAACCACCATCTTTACTTTTAATGATGGCATGGAGATGTATGTCACTGGCCTGTAG
- the si:dkey-70p6.1 gene encoding uncharacterized protein si:dkey-70p6.1 isoform X2, whose product MASMQDGVNFSAHPYGKVLLLGAIAAASAFVVTILIVVLCVGCQRKGKTHNGPGEERKHRLMDMSILRQSKLTSIKSSKKNRPASMDLLLLPSRRSNSDLRSQGRQLPQIPSGEDGEHTYAEVGRRSSPTRGSEDARYGVGGRAGETDTPAPPAVPANTPAPPDPDGDCLEGGIPEPETLPQVVNTPPQPQETVEYACIRKVRRVDKAAQKRDNGTETEEGLGQQQQRHSSGDIRHAPPTHPAPPPTHPHSQKIPRKNLEAFNLPPFPKEAVFIGNGEQYIWKPPEDDELIFQHKQMGILSSHAGENMAASAAGITEMYSKVCKPGKKKRGMPGSPTATRDISGYRTLARGDRGERDGGFSVVVKPQTWAPQEGKGTRAPPGCMEDHCYEAISTEETDLAYETMEGGGGWRRDRPPPNASATLRPKRKRPQQPLQQPPPPPPPPQQTPKLQHLPAKTMLIPGESLYESIPDLKQGSATSSTTTIFTFNDGMEMYVTGL is encoded by the exons ATGGCCTCCATGCAGGACGGGGTGAACTTCTCTGCTCATCCCTACGGCAAAGTACTGCTGCTGGGGGCCATCGCCGCCGCCTCAGCCTTCGTTGTCACCATCCTCATCGTCGTGCTATGTGTGGGCTGCCAGAG GAAGGGGAAGACGCACAATGGCCCTGGAGAGGAGAGGAAGCATAGGCTCATGGACATG AGTATACTGCGACAGTCCAAGCTGACCTCCATCA AATCTTCTAAGAAGAACCGTCCCGCCAGCATGGATCTGCTCCTACTTCCTAGCCGTCGCTCAAACTCCGACCTGCGTTCTCAGGGCCGCCAGCTGCCTCAGATCCCCTCTGGTGAGGATGGGGAACACACGTATGCCGAGGTGGGCCGCCGCTCTTCTCCCACACGCGGTTCTGAGGATGCCCGCTATGGTGTTGGAGGTCGAGCTGGAGAGACAGACACACCCGCCCCACCGGCGGTCCCTGCTAataccccagctccacctgaTCCTGATGGGGACTGCTTGGAGGGTGGGATTCCAGAGCCAGAGACCCTTCCCCAAGTGGTAAACACGCCCCCTCAACCGCAGGAAACAGTGGAGTACGCCTGCATCAGAAAGGTCCGGAGAGTGGACAAAGCAGCCCAGAAGAGGGACAATGGGACGGAGACTGAGGAGGGGCTcggacaacaacaacaacgacaCAGCAGTGGGGATATTCGACATGCCCCGCCCACTCACCCAGCCCCGCCTCCAACACACCCACACAGTCAGAAGATTCCTCGGAAAAACTTGGAGGCCTTCAATCTTCCACCTTTCCCGAAG GAGGCAGTGTTTATTGGAAATGGAGAACAGTACATATGGAAACCTCCGGAAGACGATGAGCTCATCTTCCAGCACAAGCAGATGGGTATTCTGAGCTCTCATGCGGGAGAGAATATGGCAGCATCTGCAGCAGGG ATCACTGAGATGTATTCGAAAGTCTGCAAACCGGGCAAAAAGAAGCGAGGCATGCCTGGCTCGCCCACTGCCACAAGGGACATCAGCGGCTATAGGACCTTGGCTCGAGGTGACCGCGGTGAGCGTGACGGGGGTTTCAGCGTGGTAGTCAAACCCCAAACGTGGGCCCCACAGGAGGGCAAAGGCACGAGAGCGCCACCTGGTTGTATGGAGGACCACTGCTACGAAGCCATCAGCACTGAGGAAACAGACCTGGCTTACGAGACCATGGAGGGTGGGGGAGGCTGGAGGCGTGACAGGCCTCCACCCAATGCCAGTGCCACCTTGCGGCCCAAGCGGAAGCGGCCCCAGCAACCCTTGCAACAACCACCGCCACCCCCTCCACCCCCCCAGCAGACCCCCAAACTGCAGCATCTCCCAGCCAAAACAATGCTGATTCCCGGGGAGAGCCTGTACGAGAGCATCCCTGACCTGAAGCAGGGCTCGGCCACCTCCAGCACAACCACCATCTTTACTTTTAATGATGGCATGGAGATGTATGTCACTGGCCTGTAG